One window of Proteiniborus ethanoligenes genomic DNA carries:
- a CDS encoding DUF5320 domain-containing protein, protein MPRRDGTGPIGCGPMSGRSLGFCIGANGRYDGRIGRRFSRGFGYRCGVGFSSFFNGEPAVMTEQEFLTKQKEVLQSRLENINKQIESL, encoded by the coding sequence ATGCCAAGAAGAGATGGAACTGGTCCAATAGGGTGTGGTCCAATGAGTGGAAGGAGCTTAGGTTTTTGTATAGGTGCTAATGGAAGATATGATGGAAGAATAGGACGTAGATTTAGTCGTGGTTTTGGTTATAGATGTGGAGTTGGATTTAGCAGTTTTTTTAATGGAGAACCAGCAGTCATGACTGAACAAGAGTTTTTAACTAAGCAAAAAGAAGTTCTTCAAAGCAGGCTTGAGAACATAAACAAGCAAATCGAAAGTCTGTAA
- a CDS encoding stalk domain-containing protein: MKKIKFMRPSKLAILICLCVLTQLFSPKALALSQIKLIVDGQDITSIAQPIIQNDRTLVPIRFVAEQLGAKVTWNNEDRTVLVEKGKNSVLLRIDSHLVLYQKDEKVYDLCDVPPTIINERTYVPLRLISNALGIGIDWNQESRTVYVDSSKNAEVISFFDVRILSLNPGQAITGKTELQISLPKEGIKNGTEIKYLLLDPANAKGVVVARGNGLTSKYNWLPNLEHKGEKVLVAAIYNDKGEFIAGNATYVQMDVNPKVSLTGLSQGQAINGTVSIGADTNFVPSYVKYEIINQDNNKVVMSSEADPQGLYNWTPMLEDNGNYSFKAIAYDENGKAYESQSISAKVQMSRKLALSGVSSGRTIDKPVTLSTSRNFHVSETEYVLRDPKTGKEETLAKMGYGSYKWFPGPEYSGNKELLVRVKDTRGITHESSKVSVNLSGAPKLFLDGVGPKQVLTTSVKLNTISNVSLDSVNYIIINAKTGARKALASGQSPLVEYTYTPIQGQEGSWKLQAEGIYNSGTKILSEEVPVTVYLGKTYSSSPIIEKDKFLGLASDLAKGSWEKTGMSAALQTAQAILETGWGQSVPVDKYKGNLSYNLFGIKGKGTVGSVISNTWEEYNGKAFRVDAEFRAYNNIDESWSDHKNLLLKASRYEPFREVMHDSTLGAWALRRAGYATDSQYPIKLMRIIKQYNLQELDKIGI, encoded by the coding sequence ATGAAGAAGATTAAATTTATGAGACCCAGTAAACTAGCTATATTAATATGTTTGTGTGTACTTACTCAATTATTTAGTCCAAAAGCTTTAGCCTTAAGTCAAATAAAATTAATAGTAGATGGGCAAGATATTACATCTATAGCTCAGCCTATAATTCAAAACGATAGGACCCTTGTTCCAATAAGATTCGTAGCTGAGCAGCTAGGTGCAAAAGTAACCTGGAATAATGAAGATAGAACTGTGCTGGTGGAGAAAGGGAAAAACTCTGTTCTTTTAAGAATTGACAGCCATCTAGTTCTATACCAAAAAGATGAAAAGGTATATGACTTATGTGATGTTCCACCGACTATAATAAACGAACGTACTTATGTGCCTTTACGTTTAATTAGTAATGCCTTAGGCATTGGAATTGACTGGAACCAAGAAAGTAGAACTGTATATGTGGATTCTAGTAAAAATGCAGAGGTTATATCTTTTTTTGATGTAAGGATATTGTCCCTAAACCCAGGACAAGCTATAACAGGGAAAACAGAGCTTCAAATATCACTACCTAAAGAAGGAATAAAAAATGGTACTGAAATAAAATATCTTTTGCTAGACCCAGCTAATGCTAAAGGTGTAGTTGTTGCTAGAGGAAATGGATTAACTTCAAAATATAACTGGTTACCTAACTTGGAGCATAAGGGAGAAAAAGTATTAGTAGCTGCTATTTATAATGACAAGGGAGAATTTATAGCTGGAAATGCAACATATGTGCAGATGGATGTTAACCCTAAAGTCTCCTTAACAGGCTTATCACAAGGGCAAGCTATAAACGGAACAGTATCCATAGGCGCAGATACTAATTTTGTTCCATCCTATGTAAAATATGAAATTATCAATCAGGATAATAATAAGGTAGTGATGTCCTCAGAAGCAGATCCTCAAGGACTGTATAACTGGACTCCAATGCTAGAGGATAACGGGAACTATTCCTTTAAAGCAATAGCATATGATGAAAATGGCAAGGCCTATGAAAGTCAAAGTATTAGTGCTAAAGTTCAGATGTCTCGCAAGCTGGCATTATCAGGAGTTTCATCAGGTAGAACAATTGACAAACCAGTTACTCTTTCCACCTCAAGAAATTTCCATGTTAGTGAAACAGAATATGTCCTAAGAGATCCGAAGACTGGAAAGGAAGAAACCCTCGCTAAAATGGGCTATGGAAGCTACAAATGGTTCCCAGGTCCAGAATACTCAGGGAACAAGGAGCTTTTAGTCAGAGTTAAGGATACTAGAGGGATAACGCATGAAAGTAGTAAAGTAAGCGTTAATTTATCAGGAGCTCCTAAGCTGTTCTTAGATGGTGTAGGACCCAAACAAGTTCTTACAACCTCTGTAAAACTTAATACTATTAGCAATGTAAGCTTGGATAGTGTGAATTATATTATCATTAATGCTAAAACAGGAGCTAGAAAGGCTTTAGCTTCTGGACAATCACCATTAGTTGAGTACACTTATACACCTATTCAGGGTCAAGAGGGAAGCTGGAAGCTTCAAGCAGAAGGAATATATAATTCAGGTACAAAAATTTTAAGTGAAGAGGTTCCAGTTACAGTATATTTAGGCAAGACCTATTCATCATCACCTATAATAGAAAAAGATAAATTTCTAGGACTAGCATCTGACCTTGCTAAGGGTTCCTGGGAGAAAACAGGTATGTCAGCAGCTCTACAAACAGCTCAGGCTATTCTTGAAACAGGCTGGGGTCAAAGCGTTCCAGTAGACAAGTATAAAGGCAATCTTTCCTATAATCTTTTCGGAATAAAAGGAAAGGGAACTGTAGGCTCTGTAATTTCAAACACATGGGAAGAGTACAATGGTAAAGCATTTCGAGTTGATGCAGAATTTAGAGCCTACAACAACATAGACGAAAGCTGGTCTGACCATAAAAATTTACTACTAAAAGCTAGTAGGTACGAACCTTTTAGAGAAGTAATGCATGACAGCACCTTGGGGGCTTGGGCATTAAGGAGAGCAGGCTATGCTACTGATTCACAATATCCTATAAAATTAATGAGGATAATAAAACAATATAATTTACAAGAGCTTGACAAAATAGGAATTTAG
- a CDS encoding chemotaxis protein CheX — MKAEYVNSFYKATADVLQLMLDVNVERGKLQAIEDMICSKDANVVLGVTGDLKGTIIFGFPKDMTLEMVKIMSGIEMDKIDSFVSSALGEVANIISGNAMTLLAANNYICDIVPPQVFVGEYKAFSMGNEKALLLPLVTPIGEFHINIFLKEK; from the coding sequence ATGAAGGCAGAATATGTTAACTCATTTTATAAAGCTACAGCAGACGTATTACAATTGATGCTTGATGTAAATGTGGAAAGAGGAAAGTTACAAGCTATAGAAGACATGATATGCAGCAAGGATGCAAATGTTGTACTTGGAGTAACGGGAGATTTAAAGGGAACAATAATATTTGGATTTCCAAAGGATATGACATTAGAAATGGTTAAGATAATGTCTGGTATAGAAATGGACAAGATAGACAGCTTTGTTTCATCTGCCTTAGGGGAAGTAGCTAATATTATTAGTGGGAATGCTATGACGCTTTTAGCAGCTAATAACTATATATGTGATATAGTTCCACCACAGGTTTTTGTAGGAGAATATAAGGCCTTTTCTATGGGGAATGAAAAAGCTTTACTTCTTCCCTTAGTAACTCCAATAGGAGAATTCCATATTAATATATTTTTGAAGGAAAAATAA
- a CDS encoding 4Fe-4S dicluster domain-containing protein — MKIAVLSGKGGTGKTFLSVNLASAAKSSTYIDCDVEEPNGYLFFKPQEVASNRVSVKIPFADKKLCNGCRKCVEFCKFNALAYINHKLIVFDNICHSCGGCVLFCPQKALSEKEKFIGKIQKGTSANVTVLTGILNTGEATGIPIIDELLNYKLESNNLTVIDCPPGSACSVMESIKDADYCILVAEPTLFGVHNLNMVYRLVKLFNKPHGVVLNKCLDGENPAETFCIEKGIRILERIPFDIELGVLNSNAIIAARESEKYMNIFSRLLQTITEEVQNETTVNP; from the coding sequence ATAAAGATAGCTGTTTTAAGTGGCAAAGGAGGCACAGGCAAAACCTTTTTATCTGTAAATTTAGCCTCAGCTGCCAAATCATCAACTTATATTGACTGTGATGTGGAGGAGCCTAATGGTTATCTTTTTTTTAAACCACAAGAAGTAGCTTCTAATAGGGTATCAGTAAAAATTCCTTTTGCAGATAAAAAGCTTTGTAATGGATGCCGAAAATGTGTGGAGTTTTGTAAGTTCAATGCTTTGGCCTATATAAATCATAAGCTTATAGTGTTTGACAATATATGCCATTCCTGTGGGGGCTGTGTTCTGTTTTGTCCTCAAAAAGCACTATCAGAAAAGGAAAAATTCATAGGAAAGATTCAGAAAGGTACATCAGCAAATGTAACTGTGCTTACTGGTATATTAAATACAGGTGAAGCAACAGGTATTCCTATTATTGACGAGCTTTTGAATTATAAGCTAGAATCCAACAATCTAACTGTCATAGATTGTCCACCTGGAAGTGCCTGCAGTGTTATGGAAAGTATAAAGGATGCAGATTATTGTATATTAGTGGCAGAGCCTACTTTGTTTGGTGTTCACAATCTTAATATGGTATATAGGCTAGTAAAATTATTTAATAAGCCTCATGGGGTAGTGCTTAATAAATGCTTAGATGGAGAAAATCCTGCAGAGACTTTTTGTATAGAGAAAGGAATAAGAATATTAGAAAGGATTCCTTTTGATATTGAGCTAGGAGTCTTGAACTCAAATGCTATTATTGCAGCCAGGGAAAGTGAAAAGTATATGAATATATTCTCCCGATTACTTCAAACTATAACTGAGGAGGTTCAGAATGAAACAACTGTTAATCCTTAG
- a CDS encoding NifB/NifX family molybdenum-iron cluster-binding protein produces MKIAIPVSDKSAQATIFQSFGRAPYFMITDTETNERVFLDNTAADSQGGAGIKAVQIIIDKNIDVLFTPRCGENAAEVLREANVKIYKTINESVEDNVNAFNLGQLSLLDHIHPGFHGHEK; encoded by the coding sequence TTGAAAATAGCAATTCCAGTAAGTGACAAATCAGCACAGGCAACCATATTTCAATCCTTTGGTCGTGCGCCTTACTTTATGATAACTGATACAGAAACAAATGAAAGAGTGTTCTTAGATAATACTGCAGCAGATAGTCAAGGTGGAGCAGGAATAAAAGCTGTTCAAATAATAATAGACAAAAATATAGACGTGCTATTTACTCCACGATGTGGTGAGAATGCTGCAGAAGTTTTAAGGGAAGCAAATGTTAAAATATATAAGACTATAAACGAATCCGTTGAAGATAATGTCAATGCTTTTAATTTAGGTCAGCTATCTTTACTTGACCATATTCACCCAGGATTTCATGGTCATGAAAAATAG
- a CDS encoding ATP-binding protein: MKQLLILSGKGGTGKTTIGSAFIKLANAKAFSDCDVDAPNLHLIMAQTSEPSRRDYYGLPKAQINPDLCIQCGLCKENCRFHAVDKDKEYRINYYACEGCGVCEAICPQKAITLEPAISGELMLYKNETVFSTAQLNMGSGNSGLLVTEVKKQMHSVATDVELAIIDGSPGIGCPVIASLSGVDMVLIVAEPSISGISDMKRIIKTAERFQTKIAICINKSDTNMENTEKIKDYCEKQGLDFAGEIPFDSHAVKAINEGKSIVDNDCASGRATKTVFKKTMDILFN; this comes from the coding sequence ATGAAACAACTGTTAATCCTTAGCGGAAAAGGTGGAACAGGGAAAACCACTATAGGAAGTGCTTTTATTAAGCTTGCAAATGCAAAGGCTTTTTCAGACTGTGATGTAGATGCTCCAAATTTACACCTGATAATGGCTCAAACATCTGAACCTTCCAGAAGAGATTATTATGGCTTACCAAAAGCACAAATCAACCCTGACCTATGTATCCAGTGTGGCTTGTGCAAGGAAAATTGTCGTTTCCATGCTGTAGATAAGGATAAAGAATATAGGATTAATTATTATGCATGTGAAGGCTGCGGAGTGTGTGAGGCTATATGTCCTCAAAAAGCCATAACTCTTGAACCGGCCATATCTGGAGAGTTGATGCTATATAAAAATGAAACTGTTTTTTCAACGGCTCAACTAAATATGGGAAGTGGAAATTCAGGACTGCTGGTAACAGAAGTGAAAAAACAGATGCACTCAGTAGCTACAGATGTAGAGCTTGCAATAATTGATGGCTCACCAGGCATTGGGTGTCCTGTAATAGCATCCTTAAGTGGTGTAGACATGGTTTTGATAGTTGCAGAGCCTTCTATTTCAGGAATTAGCGATATGAAGAGAATTATTAAAACGGCAGAAAGATTTCAAACTAAAATTGCAATTTGTATAAATAAATCTGATACTAATATGGAGAATACAGAAAAAATAAAGGACTATTGTGAGAAACAAGGATTAGACTTTGCAGGTGAAATACCCTTCGATTCACATGCAGTAAAAGCAATTAATGAAGGAAAAAGCATTGTAGATAATGATTGTGCTTCAGGACGTGCTACAAAGACCGTTTTTAAGAAGACTATGGATATATTATTTAATTAA
- a CDS encoding LuxR family transcriptional regulator, which produces MNRKNFLLSTGIIALYFLWGGSAYISQMYRLHAFLSPEQVDIIAMRWNYIAQALGIILFSLFLWYAPSLASKPSTYAIGMFINAIVITVMLTWNNLFIIVFSGVIMNLFLGIFAAYQFAVLATQVPQQMRGRAFGFAYAIGSIGTYLISLMLNGRMMESGYVVLLYIGFILINMKLISAVQNLPISEENKRITLESFPSKSLLLQFIAVFLLMSLINSIGSNYQSSTIFHKKINFELARAFYALGLVIAGIIADKSRKYGALCCLASLFFPFAAIVLYKEPSFIFITWAFSYLLLGFYSVYRVIAFVDISSKKTEWLPLAGLGLCVGRVGEALSTFIPSALLHSSIFSTILIAALFMPLIILFIILFQRLYMTSLSIPKTQEDFYKEFENEYSLTNREREILRYVIKGYSNSEISSLAYISENTVKFHIKNILKKTNCSNRTEIMELLQKMELSTNDFMY; this is translated from the coding sequence ATGAATCGTAAAAATTTTCTTTTGTCTACGGGGATTATTGCTCTTTATTTTTTATGGGGCGGCTCTGCTTATATATCACAAATGTATAGGCTTCATGCATTCCTAAGTCCAGAGCAGGTAGATATTATTGCAATGCGTTGGAATTATATAGCTCAAGCCTTAGGTATAATTTTATTTTCATTATTTTTATGGTATGCCCCTAGCCTTGCGTCTAAACCTTCTACTTATGCTATTGGAATGTTTATAAATGCAATAGTAATCACAGTAATGCTCACCTGGAATAATCTCTTTATAATTGTATTTAGTGGTGTTATTATGAACCTATTTCTTGGAATTTTTGCTGCCTACCAATTTGCTGTACTAGCTACTCAGGTTCCTCAACAAATGCGAGGGAGGGCTTTTGGATTTGCTTATGCTATAGGTAGTATTGGAACTTATTTGATTTCCTTAATGCTCAATGGTAGGATGATGGAGTCAGGCTATGTGGTGCTTCTTTATATTGGATTTATTCTAATAAACATGAAACTTATATCCGCAGTACAAAACTTGCCTATTTCTGAGGAAAATAAAAGGATTACATTAGAATCATTTCCTAGTAAAAGCCTACTTCTACAGTTTATAGCTGTTTTTCTTTTAATGTCATTGATTAACTCTATAGGCTCTAATTATCAATCCTCAACTATATTCCATAAAAAAATTAACTTTGAGTTAGCAAGAGCATTCTATGCATTAGGCTTAGTCATTGCAGGGATAATTGCTGATAAAAGTAGAAAATATGGAGCACTTTGCTGCTTAGCAAGCCTGTTTTTCCCATTTGCTGCTATCGTATTATATAAAGAGCCTTCATTTATATTTATAACATGGGCTTTTAGCTATTTACTACTAGGCTTTTACTCTGTTTACCGTGTGATTGCTTTTGTTGATATTTCTAGCAAAAAAACAGAATGGCTTCCTTTGGCAGGTTTAGGCCTATGTGTTGGACGGGTTGGAGAGGCTTTAAGCACATTTATCCCTAGTGCTTTATTGCATAGTTCAATTTTTAGTACTATTTTAATAGCTGCTTTATTTATGCCACTTATTATTTTGTTTATTATACTATTTCAAAGGCTATATATGACAAGCCTATCTATTCCTAAGACTCAAGAAGATTTTTATAAGGAATTTGAAAACGAGTATTCTCTTACAAATAGAGAACGTGAAATTTTACGTTATGTCATTAAGGGTTATTCTAATAGTGAAATCTCTAGCCTTGCATACATATCTGAAAACACAGTCAAATTTCATATAAAAAATATACTAAAAAAAACTAATTGCTCCAACAGAACTGAAATTATGGAGCTTTTGCAAAAAATGGAACTTAGTACCAATGATTTTATGTACTAG
- a CDS encoding bacteriohemerythrin, translating into MWKERYKIGVELIDEQHQELFKRLSEFIRTVQNNITWDEKLDKVKETMVFMQDYVVVHFDAEEAYQEKIQYPNIEKHKEIHAKFKEEINNYVKLFESEGFTEETVKEFSAKLMTWLIMHVGKMDQEIGEYVKGKGGEI; encoded by the coding sequence ATGTGGAAAGAAAGGTATAAAATAGGAGTAGAGCTTATTGATGAACAGCATCAGGAGCTTTTCAAGCGATTATCTGAATTTATCCGAACTGTTCAAAACAATATAACTTGGGATGAAAAGCTAGATAAGGTAAAAGAAACTATGGTATTTATGCAGGATTATGTAGTTGTTCATTTTGATGCAGAAGAAGCTTATCAGGAAAAAATACAATATCCAAATATTGAGAAGCATAAAGAAATACATGCTAAATTCAAAGAAGAAATAAATAACTATGTTAAGCTTTTTGAAAGTGAAGGCTTTACTGAAGAAACAGTAAAAGAATTTAGTGCTAAGCTCATGACATGGCTGATTATGCATGTGGGGAAAATGGACCAGGAAATTGGAGAATACGTCAAGGGCAAGGGAGGAGAAATATAA
- a CDS encoding iron-sulfur cluster assembly scaffold protein has product MEHNQYSQETIDHFMNPRNVGKIENPDGVGIAGDPECGDYIEITISVKDYFIKDIKFMVHGCVGAISTSSMTTELAKGKPLMAAYAISNEDVINALGGLPSEKEHCSLLGPIALKKAIVDYINKNKSILEK; this is encoded by the coding sequence ATGGAACATAATCAGTATTCCCAAGAAACAATAGATCACTTTATGAATCCTAGAAATGTAGGAAAGATTGAAAATCCTGATGGTGTAGGTATAGCAGGAGATCCAGAATGTGGAGATTATATTGAAATAACTATTTCAGTTAAAGATTATTTTATAAAAGATATTAAGTTTATGGTTCATGGCTGTGTAGGTGCGATTTCAACCAGCAGTATGACAACAGAGCTAGCAAAGGGGAAACCTCTAATGGCTGCCTATGCTATTTCTAATGAAGATGTAATAAATGCATTAGGAGGATTACCCTCAGAAAAGGAACATTGCTCATTACTAGGGCCTATTGCTTTAAAAAAGGCTATAGTAGATTATATTAATAAGAACAAAAGTATATTAGAGAAGTAA
- a CDS encoding NifB/NifX family molybdenum-iron cluster-binding protein has protein sequence MVTGHFGHCEAFNIFNVENGKILEVKAISNPGHKPGFLPNFLNDLGVNVIISGGMGAGAVQIFNEKGIQVITGVMGNAKEVVEAFLQGRLKSTGSICNEHEHHGECGE, from the coding sequence ATGGTTACAGGACATTTTGGCCACTGTGAAGCATTTAATATTTTTAATGTAGAAAATGGCAAAATTCTTGAAGTAAAGGCCATATCTAATCCAGGTCATAAACCGGGATTTTTACCTAATTTTTTAAATGATTTAGGTGTCAATGTTATTATTTCCGGAGGAATGGGTGCAGGTGCAGTACAAATATTCAATGAAAAAGGAATTCAAGTGATTACAGGAGTAATGGGAAATGCAAAGGAAGTAGTAGAAGCATTTTTACAAGGAAGACTAAAATCTACAGGTTCAATATGTAATGAGCATGAACACCATGGTGAATGTGGAGAATAA
- a CDS encoding S-layer homology domain-containing protein, translating into MNKIYRFVVVTILLTMILLPISNIGQAAIGGTVTELTASYNNSTGTVKVTGAGEGIAKEIIVIEILKPNGDLLYFGTASLDNGSFESSITVGALAVGTYKVRSADYTGGSYNVAQFSVASTGGPPIDEEVDDSRPTPSKPETPKQSEQKTELQVETEPSKVTATIKATGVTDRDGQTIINIPTDNMNKVIADALVKAEESGINKVDIKIAVETTGDNKSLEIILPKEVIRNIKESRIDSLTIDTPIGSILFDEKTLKEIGDTSEGDLVICIAYSDKDKLSSEAKELVEDRPAFDFSVMSGEKQISKFNGKLTVRIPYSPKPMENVEAIVVYYINPQGKPEIVRNCMYNENTGQITFKTNHFSTFAIGYNSISFDDVQEDAWYSKAVSFIAARNITAGTSDNNYTPMGKLNRAQFIVMVMRAYGIQPDTYPVDNFADGGNTYYTGYLSAAKRLNISQGVGNNLFLPDKEITRQEMFALLYNTLKTMEELPTEATGKRIEDFFDVNLIESWAKEAMKALVEGGIISGSNGRLEPKSTSTRGEMAQLIYNILKK; encoded by the coding sequence ATGAATAAAATATATAGATTTGTGGTTGTTACTATTTTACTCACAATGATACTATTACCCATTAGCAATATTGGACAAGCTGCTATAGGCGGTACGGTAACAGAATTAACAGCGTCATATAATAACTCTACTGGAACAGTTAAAGTAACAGGAGCAGGTGAAGGTATAGCTAAAGAAATTATTGTAATTGAAATATTAAAGCCTAATGGTGATTTGCTTTATTTTGGAACCGCATCCTTAGATAATGGAAGCTTTGAAAGCTCTATAACAGTAGGAGCTCTTGCTGTAGGAACCTACAAGGTTAGAAGTGCAGACTATACAGGTGGTTCATATAATGTAGCTCAGTTTAGTGTAGCAAGCACAGGGGGTCCTCCAATTGATGAGGAAGTTGACGACTCTAGACCTACACCAAGCAAACCAGAAACGCCAAAGCAATCAGAGCAAAAGACAGAATTACAGGTAGAGACAGAGCCTAGTAAAGTCACTGCTACTATTAAAGCTACGGGAGTAACAGACAGGGATGGACAAACAATAATAAACATTCCTACAGATAATATGAACAAAGTAATAGCTGATGCTTTAGTAAAGGCTGAAGAATCTGGTATTAACAAGGTAGATATTAAAATTGCTGTAGAGACAACAGGAGATAATAAGTCCTTAGAAATAATATTACCAAAAGAAGTTATAAGAAACATTAAAGAATCTAGGATTGATTCCCTAACTATAGATACACCTATAGGCTCTATTCTCTTTGATGAAAAAACCCTAAAGGAAATTGGAGATACAAGTGAAGGTGATTTAGTTATCTGTATAGCTTATTCGGATAAAGATAAGCTATCGTCAGAGGCAAAAGAATTAGTAGAAGATAGACCAGCCTTTGATTTTTCTGTAATGAGTGGTGAAAAGCAAATCAGTAAATTTAATGGAAAACTTACAGTGAGGATTCCTTATAGTCCTAAGCCTATGGAGAATGTTGAGGCTATTGTGGTTTACTATATAAATCCCCAAGGAAAGCCAGAAATTGTGAGAAATTGTATGTATAATGAAAATACTGGGCAAATAACCTTCAAGACAAATCATTTTTCAACTTTCGCTATTGGATACAATAGCATAAGCTTTGATGATGTACAGGAAGACGCATGGTATAGTAAAGCAGTAAGCTTTATAGCAGCTCGTAATATTACAGCAGGTACTAGTGATAACAACTATACACCAATGGGGAAATTAAATAGGGCACAATTCATTGTTATGGTCATGAGAGCATATGGAATTCAGCCAGATACATACCCAGTAGATAATTTTGCTGATGGAGGAAACACTTATTATACGGGCTACCTGTCAGCAGCTAAAAGACTAAATATATCTCAAGGTGTTGGTAACAATCTATTCCTTCCAGATAAGGAAATTACACGTCAAGAAATGTTTGCGTTGTTATACAACACGCTTAAGACTATGGAAGAATTGCCTACAGAAGCTACAGGCAAGAGAATAGAGGATTTCTTTGATGTAAATCTTATAGAGAGCTGGGCGAAGGAAGCTATGAAAGCTCTTGTTGAAGGAGGAATTATATCAGGAAGCAATGGAAGACTTGAGCCTAAGTCAACATCTACTCGAGGGGAAATGGCTCAATTAATATATAATATTTTGAAAAAGTAA
- a CDS encoding DUF134 domain-containing protein: MARPRKWRKVCCLPENNRFGPLNIPLSQNHFIDMTVDEYETIRLIDFEGLTQEECADQMHIARTTVQRIYSDARKKLAESLVEGKGLRIEGGDYKLCNGVGKTCGGNNCHRFRFGRGFIEEEN, encoded by the coding sequence ATGGCAAGACCTAGAAAGTGGAGAAAAGTATGCTGTTTACCAGAAAACAATCGTTTTGGACCACTAAATATTCCCTTAAGTCAAAATCACTTTATAGATATGACTGTTGATGAGTATGAGACTATTAGACTAATAGACTTTGAAGGGTTGACTCAAGAGGAGTGTGCTGACCAAATGCATATTGCACGGACAACAGTACAGCGTATTTATAGTGATGCTCGAAAAAAATTAGCAGAATCCCTAGTAGAAGGGAAGGGACTTAGAATAGAAGGTGGAGATTATAAGCTTTGTAACGGTGTTGGGAAAACTTGTGGAGGCAACAATTGTCACAGGTTCAGATTTGGTAGAGGATTTATTGAGGAAGAAAATTAA
- a CDS encoding Mrp/NBP35 family ATP-binding protein gives MSKSCDNNCGACSEECNERTSPINNFLEKPHELSSIKKVIGIVSGKGGVGKSLVTSMLAVTMNKRGYNTAILDADITGPSIPKAFGIDKKAVGNELGLLPVKSKTGIDIMSLNLLLESDTDPVVWRGPIIAGTVKQFWKDVIWKDIDYMFIDMPPGTGDVPLTVFQSIPVDGIIVVTSPQELVSMIVAKAVKMAEMMNIPVIGLVENMSYIKCPDCDKKINVFGESNIGAIGEKHNIEVLAKLPIEPEIAQACDKGMIEFFDFNWLDTIAEVLEK, from the coding sequence ATGAGCAAAAGTTGCGATAACAATTGTGGAGCTTGCAGCGAAGAATGTAATGAAAGAACATCACCAATAAATAATTTTCTCGAAAAACCACATGAGCTCAGTAGCATTAAAAAAGTAATAGGTATTGTTAGTGGTAAAGGTGGCGTTGGAAAATCACTAGTAACATCCATGCTTGCAGTAACAATGAATAAAAGAGGTTACAATACTGCTATTTTAGATGCAGATATTACAGGTCCGTCTATACCTAAAGCATTTGGAATAGATAAAAAAGCTGTAGGAAATGAACTAGGCTTATTACCTGTTAAGAGTAAAACTGGGATAGATATTATGTCCCTTAATTTACTCTTAGAAAGTGACACAGATCCAGTAGTTTGGAGAGGGCCCATAATTGCAGGGACAGTTAAACAATTTTGGAAGGATGTTATATGGAAGGATATCGATTACATGTTTATCGATATGCCACCAGGAACAGGCGATGTTCCTTTAACAGTATTTCAATCTATACCTGTTGATGGAATTATTGTTGTGACATCCCCCCAAGAGCTAGTTTCTATGATTGTAGCTAAGGCAGTAAAAATGGCAGAGATGATGAATATACCCGTCATAGGTCTAGTTGAAAATATGTCCTATATTAAATGTCCAGATTGTGATAAGAAAATAAATGTATTTGGTGAAAGCAATATTGGAGCAATAGGAGAAAAGCACAATATAGAAGTTCTGGCAAAGCTGCCTATAGAACCTGAAATTGCACAGGCTTGCGATAAAGGCATGATTGAGTTTTTTGATTTTAATTGGCTTGACACTATAGCAGAAGTATTAGAAAAATAA